In one Candidatus Krumholzibacteriia bacterium genomic region, the following are encoded:
- a CDS encoding DUF4159 domain-containing protein codes for MMRNPFLAVLAVAMAGAVFAPAVASAQAVKGDPAEEYSVRIARLKYAGGGDWYADPSSIPNWLSEFERRTGVKTFKEEKVVTLTDENLRAYPFLYMTGHGTVKLSHEERDALRAYLEDGGFLYANDNYGMDASFRAMVRDVFPDRPFEELSADHPIFHCFYDLPGLPKIHEHDGKPPQAFGVTVDDRLVIFYSYESDIGDGLEDPDVHRDPPAKRELAMKMATNVLMYALTQSVLL; via the coding sequence ATGATGCGGAACCCCTTTTTGGCAGTGCTGGCGGTGGCGATGGCGGGCGCGGTTTTCGCGCCGGCCGTGGCGAGCGCCCAGGCCGTCAAGGGCGACCCCGCCGAGGAGTACAGCGTGCGCATCGCGCGGCTCAAGTACGCGGGCGGCGGCGACTGGTATGCGGACCCCTCGTCCATTCCCAACTGGCTCTCCGAGTTCGAGCGCCGCACCGGGGTGAAGACCTTCAAGGAAGAGAAGGTGGTCACCCTCACCGACGAGAACCTGCGCGCGTATCCGTTTCTGTACATGACCGGCCACGGCACGGTGAAGCTCTCGCACGAGGAGCGCGACGCGCTGCGTGCCTACCTGGAAGACGGTGGCTTCCTGTACGCCAACGACAACTACGGGATGGACGCGTCGTTTCGCGCCATGGTGCGCGACGTGTTCCCGGACCGCCCCTTCGAGGAGCTCTCCGCGGACCACCCCATCTTTCACTGTTTCTACGACCTGCCGGGGCTGCCCAAGATTCACGAGCACGACGGCAAGCCGCCGCAGGCATTCGGCGTCACCGTCGACGACCGCCTGGTGATTTTCTATTCGTACGAGTCCGACATCGGTGATGGCCTGGAAGATCCGGATGTGCACAGGGATCCGCCCGCCAAGCGCGAACTCGCCATGAAGATGGCAACCAACGTCCTCATGTACGCGCTCACCCAGAGCGTGCTCCTGTGA